The sequence below is a genomic window from Flavobacterium sediminilitoris.
TAATATTCAATTATAAATGAATTTACAACCAGTTCTTTCTAACGAATTAATTACAATCAGGCCTTTAAAAGAGAGCGATTTTAATGCTCTTTTTAGTATAGCTTCAGACAAACTTATTTGGGAACAACACCCGAATAATGATCGATACAAAAAAGATGTCTTTAAAGTTTTTTTTGAAAAAGCATTGGCATCTAATAGTGCTTTTGCTGTAATTGATACTGCTACAGAAAGAATAATTGGTTCATCTCGTTATTACGATTTAGATTCAAAATATAATAACATCTCTATTGGGTTTACTTTTATTTCAAGGGATTATTGGGGAACAAATTATAATAGTAATCTAAAAAAATTGATGATTGATTATGCTTTTCAATTTGTAAATAGTATTTATTTTCATGTAGGTGCAACAAATTTTAGGTCTCAAAAAGCTGTTTTAAAGTTAGGCGCAATAAAAGTTGAAGAACCAAATAATGAAACAAACTGGTTATATGAATTAAAAAAGATTAAATAAGGCTTAAAAGTTTATAACTTTGTACCATTCAAAAACTATAAGATGAATTTATCTATTGAAACTCCTGCTCTTCTTTTTTCTGCTACTTCTTTAATTTTATTAGCTTATACAAATCGTTTTTTAACAATTGCACAAATTATTAGAAGTTTAAAGAAAACATACGATGAGGAAGAAAACAAAACAACATTGCTTGAAATTAAAAACCTAAATCTTCGATTAACTTTGATTCGTTATATGCAATTGTCTGGTGTATTATGCTTGTTTCTATCTGTTTTTGCAATGCTTCTTCTTTTTTTAGGTCATTCATTAACTGGCATTTATCTTTTTGGATTATCACTTTTTTGCTTATTAGTTTCTCTTGGTTTGTCTTTTTGGGAAATAAGTA
It includes:
- a CDS encoding GNAT family N-acetyltransferase; the protein is MNLQPVLSNELITIRPLKESDFNALFSIASDKLIWEQHPNNDRYKKDVFKVFFEKALASNSAFAVIDTATERIIGSSRYYDLDSKYNNISIGFTFISRDYWGTNYNSNLKKLMIDYAFQFVNSIYFHVGATNFRSQKAVLKLGAIKVEEPNNETNWLYELKKIK
- a CDS encoding DUF2721 domain-containing protein, which encodes MNLSIETPALLFSATSLILLAYTNRFLTIAQIIRSLKKTYDEEENKTTLLEIKNLNLRLTLIRYMQLSGVLCLFLSVFAMLLLFLGHSLTGIYLFGLSLFCLLVSLGLSFWEISISVRALRLHLSDLNVK